The following are from one region of the Candidatus Polarisedimenticolaceae bacterium genome:
- a CDS encoding flavin reductase family protein has protein sequence MSRRVSVPLRRAYKLINHGPTTLITSAADGKQNVMAAAWVMGLDYDPAKVAAVIAADTFTRPLIEKSGEFVVNVPTAAMAEAVYAAGTASGEDENKFEKYALETSPASIVQAPFIEGCAAWLECKVVPEPYMQEKYDLFVGDVVAAWADPDSFVDGVWQFVSDDKRTIHHLSGGVFLASGDRVKKER, from the coding sequence ATGAGCCGGCGCGTCTCCGTTCCCTTGCGCCGGGCGTACAAGCTCATCAACCACGGGCCGACCACGCTCATCACCTCGGCGGCCGACGGGAAACAGAACGTCATGGCGGCCGCCTGGGTCATGGGCCTCGACTACGACCCGGCGAAGGTCGCCGCGGTCATCGCGGCGGACACCTTCACGCGCCCGCTCATCGAGAAGTCCGGCGAGTTCGTCGTCAACGTCCCGACCGCCGCGATGGCGGAAGCGGTCTACGCCGCCGGCACCGCGTCCGGTGAGGACGAGAACAAGTTCGAGAAGTACGCGCTCGAGACGTCGCCCGCGTCGATCGTGCAGGCGCCGTTCATCGAAGGATGCGCAGCGTGGCTCGAGTGCAAGGTCGTGCCCGAGCCGTACATGCAGGAGAAGTACGACCTCTTCGTCGGCGACGTCGTCGCGGCGTGGGCCGATCCCGACTCGTTCGTCGACGGGGTCTGGCAGTTCGTGAGCGACGACAAGCGGACGATCCACCACCTGTCGGGCGGCGTCTTCCTCGCGAGCGGCGACAGGGTCAAGAAGGAGCGCTGA
- a CDS encoding GNAT family N-acetyltransferase — MIRLVTADPATVREHALGLRSLLQATVGQGAPLGFLHPLSDGDATEYWEQIQASLGRGERIVLVALDDRRVVGSAQLELATKQNGRHRAEVQKVSVLPDYRNRGVGKMLMDGVEAEARRAGRSMLILDTREGGYAERFYEKLGWTRVGRIPGYFYDENRTMQTTVIFYKAIEDHMITTANRFTNRVDDYVKGRPGYPPGVIESLRSRFGLVPSWTVADIGAGTGISTAMFLDAGCTVIAVEPNKVMREAAASRLGSNLRFRIVDAPAEATTLPDRGVDLVFAAQAFHWFDKPRFRTECLRILKAGGAAGLIWNIRQPDVTPFAAAYEALIREFATDYLKVRHENVSDQEIGAFFGAPYEKHDFDNVQVLDRAGLRARLVSSSYVPGAGQPRHDEMVAALDRLFDAHEHEGKVELPYVASLFAGRPA, encoded by the coding sequence ATGATCCGGCTGGTCACCGCCGATCCGGCGACGGTGCGGGAGCATGCCCTCGGCCTGAGGTCGCTGCTTCAAGCGACGGTGGGACAAGGCGCCCCGCTCGGCTTCCTTCATCCGCTTTCTGACGGCGACGCGACCGAGTACTGGGAGCAGATCCAGGCCTCGCTCGGCCGCGGCGAGCGGATCGTCCTCGTCGCGCTCGACGACCGGCGCGTCGTCGGCAGCGCACAGCTCGAGCTGGCGACGAAGCAGAACGGCCGGCATCGCGCTGAGGTGCAGAAGGTGTCGGTCCTCCCCGACTACCGGAACCGCGGCGTCGGCAAGATGCTCATGGACGGCGTCGAGGCGGAAGCGCGCCGCGCCGGACGATCGATGTTGATCCTCGACACGCGCGAGGGCGGTTACGCGGAACGTTTCTACGAGAAGCTCGGCTGGACCCGCGTCGGCCGGATTCCCGGATACTTCTACGATGAGAACCGCACGATGCAGACGACGGTCATCTTCTACAAGGCGATCGAGGACCACATGATCACGACTGCGAACCGCTTCACGAACCGCGTCGACGATTACGTCAAGGGGCGGCCCGGCTACCCGCCGGGTGTCATCGAGAGCCTGCGATCGCGCTTCGGGCTCGTGCCGTCATGGACGGTCGCCGACATCGGCGCCGGCACAGGCATCTCGACGGCGATGTTCCTCGACGCCGGCTGCACCGTGATCGCCGTCGAGCCGAACAAGGTGATGCGCGAGGCCGCGGCCTCGAGGCTGGGATCGAATCTTCGCTTCCGCATCGTCGATGCACCCGCCGAGGCAACGACGCTGCCCGACCGCGGTGTCGACCTCGTCTTCGCCGCCCAGGCGTTTCACTGGTTCGACAAGCCGCGCTTCCGCACGGAGTGCCTTCGCATCCTGAAGGCCGGCGGCGCTGCCGGCTTGATCTGGAACATCCGCCAGCCCGATGTGACGCCGTTCGCAGCAGCGTACGAAGCGCTCATCCGCGAGTTCGCGACCGACTACCTCAAGGTGCGGCACGAGAACGTATCGGATCAGGAGATCGGCGCGTTCTTCGGTGCGCCGTACGAGAAGCACGACTTCGACAATGTGCAAGTGCTCGACCGCGCCGGCCTGCGCGCGCGCCTCGTGTCGTCGTCGTACGTTCCCGGCGCCGGCCAGCCGCGGCACGACGAGATGGTCGCGGCGCTCGATCGTCTGTTCGACGCGCACGAGCACGAGGGCAAAGTCGAGCTGCCCTACGTTGCGAGCTTGTTCGCCGGGCGGCCGGCGTAA
- a CDS encoding hemolysin III family protein: MNAVKPNDVRVRLQSLGEEIANSISHGIGLIAAVGAAPVLIATGGRHGGLALLVGSTIFAATILVMYFSSTLYHALPHGRWKKVFEVLDHVGIFLLIAGTYTAFSLGPLNGAWGWTLFGVIWGLAVIGIVLKSVGRLWRPGLSTPLYVVMGWTVLIAIKPLCRSLPHASLVWLFAGGIAYTAGVAFYASRNLKYAHFVWHLFVVAGTTCHVLALLACAE, from the coding sequence ATGAACGCCGTGAAGCCCAACGACGTCAGAGTGCGGTTGCAGTCGCTCGGCGAGGAGATCGCCAACAGCATCAGCCACGGAATCGGGCTCATCGCGGCGGTCGGCGCGGCCCCGGTTCTCATCGCGACGGGCGGGCGGCACGGCGGCCTCGCCCTCCTCGTCGGCTCGACGATCTTCGCGGCGACGATCCTGGTCATGTACTTCTCGTCGACGCTCTATCACGCCCTGCCGCACGGGCGCTGGAAGAAGGTGTTCGAAGTTCTCGACCACGTCGGCATCTTCTTGTTGATCGCCGGGACCTACACCGCGTTCTCGCTGGGGCCGCTCAACGGGGCGTGGGGGTGGACCCTGTTCGGAGTCATCTGGGGGCTCGCGGTCATCGGCATCGTCCTGAAGTCCGTCGGGCGGCTGTGGCGGCCGGGGCTTTCCACGCCGCTCTACGTCGTCATGGGGTGGACCGTTCTCATCGCGATCAAGCCGCTCTGCCGCAGCCTCCCGCACGCGAGCCTCGTGTGGCTCTTCGCGGGCGGGATCGCGTACACCGCCGGCGTCGCCTTCTACGCGTCACGCAACTTGAAATACGCGCACTTCGTCTGGCATCTTTTCGTCGTCGCGGGGACGACGTGCCACGTCCTGGCCCTTCTCGCCTGCGCTGAGTGA
- a CDS encoding M28 family peptidase produces MRRTIAFAALASTVLLAQATADPAQRITSAGILRDVKALSDDAMAGRGPGTDGDRKARAYLAERLKAIGFAPGGANGSWEQPFPIVGLTMQHPKTWSFKTAKGAAEFKWWDDFIGASGVQQPHVAIENAEVVFVGYAIQAPEFKWDDYKGADLKGKILLIMNNDPDWDPALFAGVKRLYYGRWDYKYESAARAGAAGAIIIHTEPSAGYRWNVVQSSWSGTGFELPDAGEPCVRLKSWMTEDAARRLVKLAGKDLDALVKSAKSAAFAPVPLGITTSIAFDVAIKKTETANVVGVLRGSEPSVADETMIYSAHHDHLGIGEPDAKGDKIYNGALDNASGCAQVLAIAEAFAGTSPKPKRSVMALFVGGEEQGLLGSEWYAAHPTIPVAKIAANLNIDGGNIFGRTSDVAIVGRGKSDMELRLAAAASAQKRTVVDEPEPDKGYYYRSDQLNFARIGVPALYFKSGQTYVGRPEGWGKAKEADYRTHRYHQPSDEVTPDWNLDGMVDDDVLAYRVGLDVATGAGLPAWFPGDEFEAARKKALAAATGATSGR; encoded by the coding sequence ATGCGTCGCACGATCGCCTTCGCCGCCCTCGCCTCGACCGTTCTCCTCGCCCAGGCGACGGCCGATCCCGCGCAGCGGATCACTTCGGCCGGGATCCTCCGCGACGTCAAGGCGCTCTCCGACGACGCGATGGCGGGGCGTGGCCCCGGTACCGACGGCGATCGGAAGGCGCGGGCGTACCTCGCAGAGCGGCTGAAGGCGATCGGATTCGCGCCTGGCGGCGCGAACGGAAGCTGGGAACAGCCGTTCCCGATCGTCGGTCTCACGATGCAGCATCCGAAGACCTGGAGCTTCAAGACCGCGAAGGGCGCCGCGGAATTCAAGTGGTGGGACGACTTCATCGGCGCCTCCGGCGTGCAACAGCCGCACGTCGCGATCGAGAACGCCGAGGTCGTCTTCGTCGGCTACGCGATCCAGGCGCCCGAGTTCAAGTGGGACGACTACAAGGGCGCCGACCTCAAGGGCAAGATCCTCCTCATCATGAACAACGATCCCGACTGGGATCCCGCGCTCTTCGCCGGCGTGAAGCGGCTCTACTACGGCCGCTGGGACTACAAGTACGAGAGCGCCGCGCGCGCCGGTGCCGCCGGGGCGATCATCATCCACACCGAGCCGTCGGCGGGCTACCGGTGGAACGTCGTTCAATCCTCGTGGTCGGGGACGGGGTTCGAATTGCCCGACGCCGGCGAGCCGTGCGTGCGCCTCAAGAGCTGGATGACGGAGGACGCCGCACGCCGCCTCGTCAAGCTCGCGGGGAAGGATCTCGACGCGCTCGTCAAATCCGCGAAGAGCGCCGCGTTCGCACCGGTGCCCCTCGGCATCACGACGTCGATCGCTTTCGACGTCGCCATCAAGAAGACCGAGACCGCGAACGTCGTCGGCGTGCTCAGGGGGTCGGAGCCGTCCGTCGCCGACGAGACGATGATCTACTCCGCCCACCACGACCACCTCGGCATCGGCGAGCCGGACGCGAAAGGCGACAAGATCTACAACGGCGCCCTCGACAACGCGTCGGGATGCGCGCAGGTCCTCGCGATCGCCGAGGCGTTCGCCGGGACGTCGCCCAAGCCCAAGCGGAGCGTGATGGCGCTCTTCGTCGGCGGCGAGGAGCAGGGCCTCCTCGGCTCGGAGTGGTACGCGGCGCACCCGACGATCCCGGTCGCAAAGATCGCCGCGAACCTCAACATCGACGGCGGCAACATCTTCGGCCGCACGTCGGACGTGGCGATCGTCGGCCGCGGCAAATCGGACATGGAGCTCCGCCTCGCCGCCGCGGCATCCGCTCAGAAGCGCACGGTGGTCGACGAGCCGGAGCCCGACAAGGGTTACTACTACCGCTCCGACCAGCTCAACTTCGCGCGGATCGGCGTGCCGGCCCTCTACTTCAAGTCAGGCCAGACCTACGTTGGACGGCCCGAAGGCTGGGGCAAGGCGAAGGAAGCCGACTACCGGACGCACCGCTACCACCAGCCGAGCGATGAGGTGACGCCCGACTGGAACCTCGACGGCATGGTCGACGACGACGTCCTCGCCTACCGCGTCGGCCTCGACGTCGCGACCGGCGCGGGACTGCCCGCCTGGTTCCCCGGCGACGAGTTCGAGGCCGCGCGAAAGAAGGCGCTCGCGGCGGCTACCGGGGCAACGTCCGGACGATAG
- a CDS encoding fumarate reductase/succinate dehydrogenase flavoprotein subunit, with protein sequence MDLRANVPDGPIEKKWTKHRADMKLVNPANKRKYTVLVVGTGLAGGAGAASLAELGYDVKAFCYQDSARRAHSIAAQGGINAAKNYQNDGDSIWRLFYDTVKGGDFRAREANVYRLAELSVNIIDQCVAQGVPFAREYGGLLANRSFGGAQVSRTFYARGQTGQQLLLGAYQALERQVGLGKIAMYPRHEMQDVIVVDGRARGIVVRDMVTGEIESHLGDAVVLATGGYGNVYFLSTNAKGCNTTAIWRAYKKGAAFANPCYTQIHPTCIPVSGEYQSKLTLMSESLRNDGRIWVPKKENDARKANEIPQDERDYYLERKYPSFGNLCPRDIASRAAKQVCDEGRGVGPTKLGVYLDFADAIRRLGEDAIREKYGNLFEMYERITDDNPYKVPMRIFPAVHYTMGGLWVDYDLMSTLPGLHVAGEANFSDHGANRLGASALMQGLADGYFILPATIGNYLGGTKLDKVAADHPDVKKAESDVMARNASLLNIKGKRTPTSFHRELGKIMWDDCGMARNDKGLRAALEKIPTLREEFWQNVNVLGDGQELNQSLEQAGRVADFLELAELMCEDALERRESCGGHFREEFQTEDGEAVRDDRQFCHVAAWEYTGPDRPPKRNVEPLHFENVHLATRSYK encoded by the coding sequence ATGGACCTGCGCGCGAACGTCCCCGACGGCCCGATCGAGAAGAAGTGGACGAAGCACCGCGCCGACATGAAGCTCGTCAACCCGGCGAACAAGCGGAAATACACCGTGCTCGTCGTCGGCACCGGGCTCGCCGGCGGCGCGGGCGCCGCGTCGCTTGCGGAGTTGGGCTACGACGTCAAGGCGTTCTGCTACCAGGACTCGGCACGGCGCGCGCACTCGATCGCGGCGCAGGGCGGCATCAACGCCGCGAAGAACTACCAGAACGACGGCGACTCGATCTGGCGCCTCTTCTACGACACGGTGAAGGGCGGCGACTTCCGTGCGCGCGAGGCGAACGTCTACCGTCTCGCCGAGCTGTCGGTCAACATCATCGACCAGTGCGTCGCGCAGGGCGTGCCGTTCGCAAGGGAGTACGGCGGCCTCCTCGCGAACCGCTCGTTCGGCGGCGCCCAGGTCTCGCGCACCTTCTACGCGCGCGGGCAGACGGGCCAGCAGCTCCTCCTCGGCGCGTATCAGGCGCTCGAGCGCCAGGTCGGCCTCGGCAAGATCGCGATGTACCCGCGTCACGAGATGCAGGACGTCATCGTGGTCGACGGCCGCGCGCGCGGCATCGTCGTGCGCGACATGGTCACGGGTGAGATCGAATCGCACCTCGGCGACGCCGTCGTCCTCGCGACCGGCGGCTACGGCAACGTCTACTTCCTCTCGACGAACGCGAAGGGCTGCAACACGACCGCGATCTGGCGCGCCTACAAGAAGGGCGCCGCCTTCGCGAACCCCTGCTACACGCAGATCCACCCGACCTGCATCCCGGTGAGCGGCGAGTATCAGTCGAAGCTCACGCTGATGTCCGAGTCGCTCCGAAACGATGGGCGGATCTGGGTCCCCAAGAAAGAGAACGACGCCCGCAAGGCGAACGAGATACCGCAAGACGAGCGCGACTACTACCTCGAGCGCAAGTACCCGAGCTTCGGCAACCTCTGCCCGCGCGACATCGCATCGCGCGCCGCCAAGCAGGTGTGCGACGAAGGCCGCGGCGTCGGCCCGACGAAGCTCGGCGTCTACCTCGACTTCGCCGACGCGATCCGCCGCCTCGGCGAAGACGCGATCCGCGAGAAGTACGGCAACCTCTTCGAGATGTACGAGCGGATCACCGACGACAACCCCTACAAGGTCCCGATGCGGATCTTCCCGGCGGTCCACTACACGATGGGCGGCCTCTGGGTCGACTACGACCTCATGTCGACTCTGCCGGGCCTCCACGTCGCCGGCGAAGCGAACTTCTCCGACCACGGCGCGAACCGCCTCGGCGCCTCGGCGCTCATGCAAGGCCTCGCCGACGGCTACTTCATCCTTCCCGCGACGATCGGCAACTACCTCGGCGGCACGAAGCTCGACAAGGTCGCGGCCGACCATCCCGACGTCAAGAAAGCAGAATCCGACGTCATGGCGCGCAACGCCTCCCTCCTCAACATCAAAGGCAAGCGCACGCCGACGTCGTTCCACCGCGAGCTGGGCAAAATCATGTGGGACGACTGCGGCATGGCGCGGAACGACAAAGGCCTCCGCGCCGCGCTCGAGAAGATCCCCACGCTGAGGGAAGAGTTCTGGCAGAACGTCAACGTCCTCGGCGACGGCCAGGAATTGAACCAATCGCTCGAGCAGGCCGGCCGCGTCGCCGACTTCCTCGAGCTGGCCGAGCTGATGTGCGAGGACGCCCTCGAGCGCCGCGAGAGCTGCGGCGGCCACTTCCGGGAAGAATTCCAGACCGAAGACGGCGAAGCGGTCAGGGACGACCGCCAGTTCTGCCACGTCGCCGCGTGGGAGTACACCGGCCCCGACCGCCCCCCCAAGCGCAACGTCGAGCCGCTCCACTTCGAGAACGTCCACCTCGCGACGCGAAGCTACAAATGA
- a CDS encoding tetratricopeptide repeat protein → MKRTALWVLGLAVLAVLPYVASLHDPLIYDDRTILDNRWLVREAGPVSVFQHDYWYGTKHESSDLYRPLTVLSLAANGRIATSREGFRVVNIALHALATLAVAWMLVSLVSRRAAWIGAAIFAVHPLASESVLWVVGRAEIAAAILGMIAFTLFVKLDGERGPGGLRLTGSVAAFFAALCFKESAAAWIAIGAAWLVVRPRAGAVSMRVVAVRGACYAGTLVAFLLLRASVVGWARHDVPFVDNPLVAADAITRAANAVLLFGRYLLKMVWPGTLTVDYGFDQIRVEPILPWAGAVAVVLVAAAIATVAALFRRGRTSAAFMVAFLPCAFAVTGNLAFPIGTIFGERLAYTPLIGACGLLGLALAAVPAALLRAVTLAALLVAGGFRTAVRCGDFKGAAALSEATVAASPRSVKALYNAARTRLRQGRAQEAIPLLEQAVAIWPDYAKARQLLDEARTGASSGADDEGR, encoded by the coding sequence GTGAAGCGAACCGCATTGTGGGTGCTGGGCCTTGCGGTCCTCGCCGTTCTCCCTTACGTGGCCTCGCTCCACGACCCGTTGATCTATGACGATCGTACGATACTCGACAACCGATGGCTCGTGCGGGAGGCCGGGCCGGTCTCGGTGTTCCAGCACGACTACTGGTACGGCACGAAGCACGAGAGCTCGGACCTCTATCGGCCGCTGACGGTGCTCTCGCTCGCGGCGAATGGCCGCATCGCGACGTCGCGCGAAGGATTTCGCGTCGTCAACATCGCCCTGCACGCGCTGGCGACCTTGGCCGTGGCGTGGATGCTCGTATCGCTGGTCTCGCGTCGCGCCGCATGGATCGGCGCCGCGATCTTCGCGGTGCATCCCCTCGCGAGCGAGTCGGTGCTCTGGGTCGTCGGGCGCGCCGAGATCGCGGCCGCGATCCTCGGGATGATCGCGTTCACGCTCTTCGTGAAGCTCGACGGGGAGCGCGGCCCGGGCGGTCTTCGCCTCACGGGCTCCGTCGCGGCGTTCTTCGCGGCGCTGTGCTTCAAGGAGAGCGCCGCGGCGTGGATCGCCATCGGAGCCGCATGGCTCGTCGTGCGGCCGCGGGCCGGTGCTGTGTCGATGCGCGTCGTCGCCGTGCGGGGTGCGTGCTACGCCGGCACGCTCGTCGCTTTTCTCCTGCTCCGCGCGTCGGTGGTCGGATGGGCGCGCCACGACGTTCCGTTCGTCGACAACCCGCTCGTCGCCGCGGACGCAATCACCCGCGCGGCGAACGCGGTGCTGCTCTTCGGGCGCTATCTCTTGAAGATGGTCTGGCCGGGCACGCTGACGGTCGACTACGGCTTCGACCAGATCCGGGTCGAGCCGATCCTTCCTTGGGCCGGGGCGGTCGCGGTCGTTCTCGTCGCGGCAGCGATCGCGACGGTGGCGGCGCTCTTCCGCCGAGGCCGAACGTCTGCAGCGTTCATGGTCGCGTTCCTGCCGTGCGCGTTCGCGGTGACGGGCAATCTGGCGTTCCCGATTGGGACGATCTTCGGAGAGCGCCTGGCGTACACGCCGCTCATCGGGGCGTGCGGGCTCCTCGGCTTGGCACTCGCAGCGGTGCCGGCGGCGCTGTTGCGCGCCGTCACGCTCGCAGCGTTGCTCGTCGCAGGCGGCTTTCGGACCGCGGTGCGCTGCGGCGACTTCAAGGGCGCCGCGGCGCTCTCGGAGGCGACCGTCGCCGCGTCTCCGCGATCGGTCAAGGCGCTCTACAACGCCGCAAGAACGCGGCTGCGGCAGGGACGAGCTCAGGAGGCGATCCCGCTTCTCGAGCAGGCCGTGGCGATCTGGCCCGACTATGCGAAGGCCCGGCAGCTCCTGGATGAGGCGCGCACGGGCGCCTCTTCCGGGGCGGATGACGAGGGTCGCTGA
- a CDS encoding succinate dehydrogenase/fumarate reductase iron-sulfur subunit: MSTMNLTLHVWRQKNAADPGRFVTYRAEGISEHMSFLEMLDVVNEGLIDKGEEPIAFDHDCREGICGTCGMVINGTPHGPRKATTTCQLHMRTFKDGDEITIEPWRAAAFPVVRDLVVDRSAFDRIIAAGGFVGVSTGSAPDGNTIPIAKDAAERAMDAAACIGCGACVAACPNASAMLFTAAKVSHLGLLPQGQAERDRRALAMVAQMDAEQFGSCTNHAECEAACPKSISIETIARMNRDYIAASMVKRPKTAGSGGAG; encoded by the coding sequence ATGAGCACGATGAACCTCACCCTCCACGTCTGGCGCCAGAAGAACGCCGCCGACCCCGGCCGCTTCGTGACCTATCGAGCCGAGGGCATCAGCGAGCACATGTCGTTCCTCGAGATGCTCGATGTCGTCAACGAAGGGCTCATCGACAAGGGCGAAGAGCCGATTGCCTTCGACCACGACTGCCGCGAAGGGATCTGCGGCACGTGCGGCATGGTCATCAACGGCACGCCTCACGGCCCGCGAAAAGCCACGACGACCTGCCAGCTCCACATGCGCACGTTCAAGGATGGCGACGAGATCACGATCGAGCCGTGGCGCGCCGCCGCCTTCCCCGTCGTCCGCGATCTCGTCGTCGATCGCAGCGCCTTCGATCGCATCATCGCCGCCGGCGGCTTCGTCGGCGTGAGCACCGGCAGCGCTCCCGACGGGAACACGATCCCCATCGCCAAGGACGCAGCCGAACGCGCGATGGACGCGGCCGCGTGCATCGGCTGCGGCGCCTGCGTCGCCGCCTGCCCCAACGCGTCCGCAATGCTCTTCACCGCCGCGAAGGTGAGCCACCTCGGCCTTCTGCCCCAGGGCCAGGCCGAGCGCGACCGCCGCGCCCTCGCCATGGTCGCCCAGATGGACGCCGAGCAATTCGGCTCCTGCACCAACCACGCAGAGTGCGAGGCAGCCTGCCCCAAGTCGATCTCGATCGAGACCATCGCGCGCATGAACCGCGACTACATCGCGGCGTCGATGGTGAAGCGGCCGAAGACGGCGGGAAGCGGCGGGGCCGGCTAG
- a CDS encoding SdrD B-like domain-containing protein translates to MKRFAGVWIMLAGLLAASPALAHHLNGYVRCDSNGNGSLDGDDLPIVGAIVNVTNTAGTFTASGTTDSNGFYDIALRSDAADYYVATLDPASLPADATVVIPSGGIFSFDSFSTSETREDWLVSSATCQAGNCWLTGGGTVWDKLLNQFVATKDPKLSFGGNVHPGCSPTSGAGGDWNVVDRGRRLHFHGTDIPTVSCGNVPGIPPGSNSPKTPFNYIEFQGTGWLHGIQGNKTSYDLVYFFARAEDRNEPGSRGANDGALIDRLFLRVFLDPNNPIGSTVLLLDTDGDPSTVDPTPITTGNLQIHISSCDNPPLQ, encoded by the coding sequence ATGAAACGGTTCGCAGGAGTCTGGATCATGCTTGCCGGGTTGCTCGCAGCGTCCCCGGCGCTGGCTCACCACCTCAACGGATACGTACGCTGCGACTCCAACGGTAACGGGTCGCTCGACGGCGACGATCTTCCGATCGTCGGCGCGATCGTGAACGTGACGAATACCGCCGGCACGTTTACCGCTTCGGGCACCACGGACTCGAACGGCTTTTACGACATCGCCCTCCGTTCGGACGCCGCGGACTACTACGTGGCGACTTTGGATCCGGCCAGCCTGCCCGCGGACGCGACCGTCGTGATCCCGTCGGGCGGAATCTTCTCGTTCGACTCGTTCTCGACCTCAGAAACGCGAGAGGACTGGCTCGTCAGCTCGGCCACGTGCCAAGCCGGCAACTGCTGGCTCACCGGCGGCGGCACGGTGTGGGACAAGCTCCTCAACCAGTTCGTGGCCACCAAGGATCCGAAGCTGAGCTTCGGCGGCAACGTGCACCCCGGCTGCTCGCCCACCTCGGGCGCCGGCGGCGACTGGAACGTCGTCGATCGAGGAAGGAGGCTGCACTTCCACGGCACCGATATCCCGACGGTCAGCTGCGGTAACGTGCCGGGAATTCCGCCGGGCTCCAACTCACCGAAGACCCCGTTCAATTACATCGAGTTCCAGGGAACGGGCTGGCTCCACGGCATCCAGGGGAACAAGACGAGCTACGATCTCGTTTACTTCTTCGCGCGTGCTGAGGATCGAAACGAGCCCGGCAGTCGCGGGGCCAACGATGGCGCGCTGATCGACCGGTTGTTCCTCCGCGTGTTCCTCGATCCGAACAACCCGATCGGCTCGACGGTCCTCCTCTTGGATACGGATGGGGACCCGTCCACCGTGGACCCGACACCGATCACCACCGGCAATCTTCAAATCCACATCAGCAGCTGCGACAACCCGCCTCTTCAGTGA
- a CDS encoding succinate dehydrogenase cytochrome b subunit, translated as MRAGSPSVALEHPVPFVASTIGRKVVMAVTGVILFGFVLVHMIGNLQVFLPDHEAINHYGRFLREILHGTGIWIARGTLLAAVVLHIWSATSLTITNQKARPIGYRKTAPDASTYASRTMRWGGVIILLFVVYHILHMTLGTVHPAFAPGDVYRNVVTGFQVWPVTLFYVIAMIALGFHLRHGVWSMLQTLGISHPKWDRARQTAAIVFAVVVTIGFVAVPLSVLAGVVK; from the coding sequence ATGCGCGCCGGCTCCCCGAGTGTTGCGCTCGAACATCCGGTCCCCTTCGTCGCATCGACGATCGGCCGCAAGGTCGTCATGGCGGTCACGGGCGTCATCCTTTTCGGATTCGTCCTCGTCCACATGATCGGCAACTTGCAGGTCTTCTTGCCCGATCACGAGGCGATTAACCATTACGGGCGGTTCCTCCGGGAAATCCTCCACGGCACCGGGATCTGGATCGCACGCGGAACGCTCCTGGCCGCGGTCGTCCTCCACATCTGGTCGGCGACGTCGCTCACGATCACGAACCAGAAGGCGCGCCCGATCGGTTACCGGAAGACGGCGCCCGACGCCTCGACCTACGCCTCGCGCACGATGCGTTGGGGCGGCGTCATCATCCTTCTCTTCGTCGTCTACCACATCCTCCACATGACGCTCGGCACGGTGCACCCTGCGTTCGCCCCCGGCGACGTCTACCGGAACGTCGTCACCGGGTTCCAGGTGTGGCCCGTCACGCTCTTCTACGTCATCGCGATGATCGCGCTCGGCTTCCACCTCCGGCACGGCGTGTGGAGCATGCTGCAGACCCTCGGCATCTCGCACCCGAAGTGGGACCGTGCGCGGCAGACCGCTGCGATCGTCTTCGCCGTCGTCGTCACGATCGGCTTCGTCGCGGTGCCGCTCTCCGTCCTCGCCGGTGTGGTGAAATAG